In Vespa crabro chromosome 7, iyVesCrab1.2, whole genome shotgun sequence, a single window of DNA contains:
- the LOC124425700 gene encoding very low-density lipoprotein receptor-like isoform X3, whose product MERSCRLLFLFPPVHLLTIFVASLTLTDAFSVDSKPACPLRQFRCANGRCIPMTWVCDGTDDCTDNSDENPVVCKGTQQCGENDFKCASGRCIPGVWHCDGEKDCDDDSDEDPNICRMKNCTAEQFTCRSGYGECIALTWMCDDNPDCSDGSDEAECNDTCRSDEFTCANKHCIQQHWVCDHDDDCGDGSDEKNCTPTTCNPVTDFACTENYCITAQWRCDGDYDCPDHSDEIGCKGVISGQRPNHCDTKEFNCDDGVTCIHQSWVCDGDKDCPNGADESPQRCHNITCRPDQFQCEDRRTCIPGHLYCNDKAECSDGSDEKNCTMRAAVCNPLTQFECSEASCIPLESVCDKKMDCLNWEDERADLCNVDECAKDNGGCSQLCINLPIGYRCDCRPGYKLIDNRTCDDIDECLEPGSCSQFCRNEKGTFKCNCAPGYLKDPKNLTRCKAAEGHASLLFARRHDIRKVALDRQEMTAIVNNTKMATALDFVFRTGMIFWSDITERKIYKAPIDEGNDRTVVIEDDLTTSDGLAVDWIYSHIYWTDSGKDTIELANFEGNMRKTLIKDHIQEPRAIALNPLDGWMFWTDWSDEARIERAGMDGSHRSVIVGHDIKWPNGLTLDLIGKRLYWVDAKLNFIASCNYDGSGRRTVLYSTEMLRHPFSITTFEDYVYWTDWDKETIFKANKFTGKDVELVTSVRSPQQPMVVHVYHPYRQPDGMNQCQAVNGHCSHLCLPAPKINSRSPLLSCACPDGLRLLPDGLMCVENVTTTVEPTTQQSAKLFHKLEPQNITTTIHPITSVDTGKKDSAGESTDPGLVAGIVIGVVSLGLLLLALVAVLCYRHYLHRNVTSMNFDNPVYRKTTEDQFSLEKNRFPHPAATVGEEAQEPLTSPGTNDYV is encoded by the exons ATGGAGCGAAGCTGTCGTCTGCTCTTCCTGTTCCCGCCGGTGCACCTGCTCACGATATTCGTCGCTTCTCTCACACTGACAGATGCTTTCTCCGTCGACA GTAAACCGGCTTGTCCATTAAGACAATTTCGCTGTGCGAACGGCAGATGTATACCCATGACTTGGGTCTGCGACGGAACGGACGACTGTACGGATAATTCCGATGAGAATCCTGTGGTATGCAAAG GTACTCAACAATGTGGGGAAAACGACTTCAAGTGTGCCAGTGGCAGGTGCATACCTGGAGTATGGCATTGCGATGGGGAAAAGGATTGTGACGACGATTCCGATGAAGATCCGAACATTTGCA GAATGAAGAATTGCACCGCGGAACAATTTACTTGTCGTTCGGGATATGGCGAATGCATCGCATTAACATGGATGTGTGACGACAATCCAGACTGTTCGGATGGCTCGGACGAGGCTGAATGTA aTGATACTTGTCGGTCTGATGAATTCACATGTGCAAACAAGCATTGCATTCAACAACATTGGGTCTGTGATCATGATGATGATTGTGGGGATGGCAGTGATGAAAAAAACTGTACTCCAACTACGTGCAATCCTGTGACAGATTTTGCTTGTACAGAGAACTACTGTATCACAGCACAATGGAGATGCGATGGCGATTATGATTGTCCTGATCATTCTGATGAGATTGGTTGTAAG GGAGTTATATCTGGACAGAGGCCAAACCATTGTGATACAAAAGAATTTAACTGTGATGATGGTGTTACTTGTATACATCAAAGCTGGGTATGTGATGGCGATAAAGACTGTCCAAACGGTGCAGATGAATCGCCACAAAGATGTCATAACATTACTTGTAGACCTGATCAATTCCAATGTGAAGATCGCCGTACATGTATACCAg GTCACTTATACTGTAATGACAAAGCTGAGTGTTCTGATGGAAGTGACGAAAAGAATTGTACAATGAGAGCTGCCGTATGCAATCCATTAACACAATTTGAATGCAGTGAAGCTTCATGCATTCCCCTCGAAAGTGTGTGTGATAAGAAAATGGATTGTCTCAATTGGGAGGATGAAAGAGCTGACCTTTGCAATGTAGATGAATGTGCCAAAGATAATGGTGGATGTTCACAATTATGTATTAATCTTCCTATTGGCTATCGTTGTGATTGCAGACCGGGTTACAAGTTGATCGACAATCGAACCTGCGAtg ATATTGATGAATGCTTAGAGCCAGGAAGTTGTTCTCAATTTTGTCGAAATGAGAAAGGAACATTTAAGTGTAATTGTGCTCCTGGTTATCTAAAAGATCCCAAAAATTTAACACGTTGCAAGGCAGCAGAAGGTCACGCAAGTCTTCTTTTTGCTAGAAGACATGATATTAGAAAGGTAGCTTTAGATCGTCAAGAAATGACGGCGATTGTCAATAACACTAAAATGGCAACAGCTTTAGACTTTGTTTTTCGAACGGGTATGATATTCTGGAGCGATATtacggaaagaaaaatttataa agCACCGATAGATGAAGGGAATGACCGTACAGTTGTAATAGAAGATGATTTAACCACATCAGATGGATTAGCAGTAGATTGGATATATAGTCACATATATTGGACCGATTCTGGAAAAGATACAATAGAATTAGCTAATTTCGAAGGAAACATGAGAAAAACTCTCATTAAAGATCACATACAAGAGCCGCGAGCTATTGCTCTAAATCCTTTGGATGGTTGGATGTTTTGGACTGATTGGAGTGACGAAGCTCGTATAGAAAGAGCCGGTATGGATGGTTCTCATCGTTCA GTTATTGTCGGACACGATATAAAGTGGCCAAATGGATTGACTTTGGATTTAATTGGTAAAAGATTATATTGGGTAGATGCTAAACTTAACTTTATAGCATCTTGTAACTATGATGGTTCAGGAAGACGAACAGTTCTTTATTCAACAGAAATGTTGCGACATCCATTTAGTATTACAACTTTTGAAGATTATGTTTATTGGACAGATTGGGATAAAGAAACCATATTTAAAGCAAACAAATTCACTGGCAAAGATGTAGAGCTTGTTACATCTGTAAGGTCACCTCAGCAACCAATGGTGGTACATGTGTATCATCCGTATAGGCAACCTGATGGAATGAATCAATGTCAGGCTGTTAATGGTCATTGCAGTCATTTATGTTTACCTGCGCCTAAGATTAATTCAAGATCTCCACTTCTTAGTTGTGCATGTCCGGATGGACTAAGGCTACTACCTGATGGACTAATGTGTGTAGAAAATG TAACTACTACCGTAGAACCAACAACACAACAAAGTGCTAAACTATTTCATAAACTTGAACCTCAGAACATTACAACAACTATTC ATCCAATAACCTCGGTGGATACCGGAAAAAAGGATTCTGCAGGTGAATCAACAGATCCTGGTCTAGTTGCTGGTATTGTTATAGGGGTGGTATCTTTAGGCCTATTATTACTTGCATTAGTGGCAGTATTGTGCTATAGGCATTATCTTCATCGTAATGTTACAAGTATGAACTTCGACAATCCTGTATATAGAAAAACTACTGAAGATCAGTTTAGTCTCGAAAAGAACAGATTTCCCCATCCTGCTGCTACAGTTGGAGAagag gcTCAAGAACCATTAACGAGTCCTGGAACTAATGACTACGTTTAA
- the LOC124425700 gene encoding very low-density lipoprotein receptor-like isoform X6 translates to MERSCRLLFLFPPVHLLTIFVASLTLTDAFSVDSKPACPLRQFRCANGRCIPMTWVCDGTDDCTDNSDENPVVCKGTQQCGENDFKCASGRCIPGVWHCDGEKDCDDDSDEDPNICRMKNCTAEQFTCRSGYGECIALTWMCDDNPDCSDGSDEAECNDTCRSDEFTCANKHCIQQHWVCDHDDDCGDGSDEKNCTPTTCNPVTDFACTENYCITAQWRCDGDYDCPDHSDEIGCKGVISGQRPNHCDTKEFNCDDGVTCIHQSWVCDGDKDCPNGADESPQRCHNITCRPDQFQCEDRRTCIPGHLYCNDKAECSDGSDEKNCTMRAAVCNPLTQFECSEASCIPLESVCDKKMDCLNWEDERADLCNVDECAKDNGGCSQLCINLPIGYRCDCRPGYKLIDNRTCDDIDECLEPGSCSQFCRNEKGTFKCNCAPGYLKDPKNLTRCKAAEGHASLLFARRHDIRKVALDRQEMTAIVNNTKMATALDFVFRTGMIFWSDITERKIYKAPIDEGNDRTVVIEDDLTTSDGLAVDWIYSHIYWTDSGKDTIELANFEGNMRKTLIKDHIQEPRAIALNPLDGWMFWTDWSDEARIERAGMDGSHRSVIVGHDIKWPNGLTLDLIGKRLYWVDAKLNFIASCNYDGSGRRTVLYSTEMLRHPFSITTFEDYVYWTDWDKETIFKANKFTGKDVELVTSVRSPQQPMVVHVYHPYRQPDGMNQCQAVNGHCSHLCLPAPKINSRSPLLSCACPDGLRLLPDGLMCVENDPITSVDTGKKDSAGESTDPGLVAGIVIGVVSLGLLLLALVAVLCYRHYLHRNVTSMNFDNPVYRKTTEDQFSLEKNRFPHPAATVGEEAQEPLTSPGTNDYV, encoded by the exons ATGGAGCGAAGCTGTCGTCTGCTCTTCCTGTTCCCGCCGGTGCACCTGCTCACGATATTCGTCGCTTCTCTCACACTGACAGATGCTTTCTCCGTCGACA GTAAACCGGCTTGTCCATTAAGACAATTTCGCTGTGCGAACGGCAGATGTATACCCATGACTTGGGTCTGCGACGGAACGGACGACTGTACGGATAATTCCGATGAGAATCCTGTGGTATGCAAAG GTACTCAACAATGTGGGGAAAACGACTTCAAGTGTGCCAGTGGCAGGTGCATACCTGGAGTATGGCATTGCGATGGGGAAAAGGATTGTGACGACGATTCCGATGAAGATCCGAACATTTGCA GAATGAAGAATTGCACCGCGGAACAATTTACTTGTCGTTCGGGATATGGCGAATGCATCGCATTAACATGGATGTGTGACGACAATCCAGACTGTTCGGATGGCTCGGACGAGGCTGAATGTA aTGATACTTGTCGGTCTGATGAATTCACATGTGCAAACAAGCATTGCATTCAACAACATTGGGTCTGTGATCATGATGATGATTGTGGGGATGGCAGTGATGAAAAAAACTGTACTCCAACTACGTGCAATCCTGTGACAGATTTTGCTTGTACAGAGAACTACTGTATCACAGCACAATGGAGATGCGATGGCGATTATGATTGTCCTGATCATTCTGATGAGATTGGTTGTAAG GGAGTTATATCTGGACAGAGGCCAAACCATTGTGATACAAAAGAATTTAACTGTGATGATGGTGTTACTTGTATACATCAAAGCTGGGTATGTGATGGCGATAAAGACTGTCCAAACGGTGCAGATGAATCGCCACAAAGATGTCATAACATTACTTGTAGACCTGATCAATTCCAATGTGAAGATCGCCGTACATGTATACCAg GTCACTTATACTGTAATGACAAAGCTGAGTGTTCTGATGGAAGTGACGAAAAGAATTGTACAATGAGAGCTGCCGTATGCAATCCATTAACACAATTTGAATGCAGTGAAGCTTCATGCATTCCCCTCGAAAGTGTGTGTGATAAGAAAATGGATTGTCTCAATTGGGAGGATGAAAGAGCTGACCTTTGCAATGTAGATGAATGTGCCAAAGATAATGGTGGATGTTCACAATTATGTATTAATCTTCCTATTGGCTATCGTTGTGATTGCAGACCGGGTTACAAGTTGATCGACAATCGAACCTGCGAtg ATATTGATGAATGCTTAGAGCCAGGAAGTTGTTCTCAATTTTGTCGAAATGAGAAAGGAACATTTAAGTGTAATTGTGCTCCTGGTTATCTAAAAGATCCCAAAAATTTAACACGTTGCAAGGCAGCAGAAGGTCACGCAAGTCTTCTTTTTGCTAGAAGACATGATATTAGAAAGGTAGCTTTAGATCGTCAAGAAATGACGGCGATTGTCAATAACACTAAAATGGCAACAGCTTTAGACTTTGTTTTTCGAACGGGTATGATATTCTGGAGCGATATtacggaaagaaaaatttataa agCACCGATAGATGAAGGGAATGACCGTACAGTTGTAATAGAAGATGATTTAACCACATCAGATGGATTAGCAGTAGATTGGATATATAGTCACATATATTGGACCGATTCTGGAAAAGATACAATAGAATTAGCTAATTTCGAAGGAAACATGAGAAAAACTCTCATTAAAGATCACATACAAGAGCCGCGAGCTATTGCTCTAAATCCTTTGGATGGTTGGATGTTTTGGACTGATTGGAGTGACGAAGCTCGTATAGAAAGAGCCGGTATGGATGGTTCTCATCGTTCA GTTATTGTCGGACACGATATAAAGTGGCCAAATGGATTGACTTTGGATTTAATTGGTAAAAGATTATATTGGGTAGATGCTAAACTTAACTTTATAGCATCTTGTAACTATGATGGTTCAGGAAGACGAACAGTTCTTTATTCAACAGAAATGTTGCGACATCCATTTAGTATTACAACTTTTGAAGATTATGTTTATTGGACAGATTGGGATAAAGAAACCATATTTAAAGCAAACAAATTCACTGGCAAAGATGTAGAGCTTGTTACATCTGTAAGGTCACCTCAGCAACCAATGGTGGTACATGTGTATCATCCGTATAGGCAACCTGATGGAATGAATCAATGTCAGGCTGTTAATGGTCATTGCAGTCATTTATGTTTACCTGCGCCTAAGATTAATTCAAGATCTCCACTTCTTAGTTGTGCATGTCCGGATGGACTAAGGCTACTACCTGATGGACTAATGTGTGTAGAAAATG ATCCAATAACCTCGGTGGATACCGGAAAAAAGGATTCTGCAGGTGAATCAACAGATCCTGGTCTAGTTGCTGGTATTGTTATAGGGGTGGTATCTTTAGGCCTATTATTACTTGCATTAGTGGCAGTATTGTGCTATAGGCATTATCTTCATCGTAATGTTACAAGTATGAACTTCGACAATCCTGTATATAGAAAAACTACTGAAGATCAGTTTAGTCTCGAAAAGAACAGATTTCCCCATCCTGCTGCTACAGTTGGAGAagag gcTCAAGAACCATTAACGAGTCCTGGAACTAATGACTACGTTTAA